One genomic segment of Desulfocapsa sulfexigens DSM 10523 includes these proteins:
- a CDS encoding SLBB domain-containing protein: MNLVFQTIKLQRFLYTICFVFLFSLSLIAANANASTQNNEVIIDNGDLLYVVIPKEITSEFSPTEKNYFKEKVEVDRHGFIFLPSQGNIKISGHTTKQISDILTNNLPKYLSKSDRASVNLIEKRHYVQILGNVSAPGWYNIPESANIQTILSQAGGASENADLSKVSISRIEDGKHQKITADIQQYLLKGDPLILPPLHENDTVFVPLFDTIADTGKSVSDTSKVRIFGAVNNPGIYPAPEGMSFLDLLITAHGETVSADLTNIKIIRAGGGKDTFNMQALLDSDGSMESSAFPIIKGGDIVHVPRKVLVTNDGRNNSLAVQQTITITGPGSSNRGLRAFTSPMTPLEAISQAGGVSDFADTNDMFIIRRVDGKQQNLPYNYDKALEGKEPDVDFQLQAGDIIYIP, encoded by the coding sequence ATGAATCTGGTATTTCAGACTATAAAATTACAAAGATTCCTATACACAATATGTTTTGTCTTTCTTTTTTCCCTGTCTCTGATTGCAGCGAACGCAAATGCATCCACTCAAAACAATGAGGTTATCATTGACAATGGAGACCTTCTGTATGTCGTTATTCCAAAAGAGATTACCAGTGAGTTCAGTCCAACTGAAAAAAACTACTTTAAAGAGAAGGTGGAGGTTGACAGACATGGCTTTATTTTTCTACCAAGCCAGGGAAATATAAAGATTTCCGGTCACACCACGAAACAAATTAGTGATATACTGACAAACAATCTTCCTAAATATCTCTCTAAAAGTGACAGGGCCTCGGTCAATCTCATAGAAAAAAGACACTATGTTCAAATCCTTGGCAATGTGTCAGCTCCCGGATGGTACAACATCCCGGAATCTGCAAATATCCAGACAATTCTCAGTCAGGCAGGGGGAGCTTCGGAGAACGCAGACCTTTCAAAGGTAAGCATATCGAGAATAGAGGATGGCAAACACCAGAAAATTACTGCTGATATCCAACAGTACCTGTTGAAGGGTGACCCTCTGATTTTACCGCCACTCCATGAGAATGACACTGTCTTTGTTCCTCTCTTTGACACAATAGCTGATACCGGTAAGTCAGTCAGTGATACATCAAAGGTACGGATTTTTGGAGCTGTAAACAATCCCGGTATTTACCCGGCACCTGAGGGAATGAGTTTTCTTGATCTTTTGATTACGGCCCATGGTGAAACAGTAAGTGCAGATTTAACAAACATAAAAATCATTCGAGCAGGTGGAGGCAAAGACACCTTCAATATGCAGGCATTGCTTGATAGTGATGGCTCGATGGAATCATCCGCCTTTCCAATTATTAAAGGTGGCGATATCGTGCATGTTCCGAGGAAAGTTCTTGTCACAAATGATGGCCGTAACAATTCCCTGGCGGTTCAGCAAACCATTACAATTACAGGACCTGGAAGTAGCAATCGTGGCCTGCGCGCCTTTACATCACCAATGACTCCCCTTGAGGCCATTTCCCAGGCAGGTGGAGTGAGTGATTTTGCCGATACAAACGATATGTTCATCATCCGCAGAGTAGATGGAAAACAGCAAAATCTACCATATAATTACGACAAGGCCCTGGAAGGGAAAGAACCTGATGTGGATTTTCAACTGCAAGCTGGTGATATTATATATATACCGTAA